Proteins from one Bos indicus x Bos taurus breed Angus x Brahman F1 hybrid chromosome 19, Bos_hybrid_MaternalHap_v2.0, whole genome shotgun sequence genomic window:
- the PSMC3IP gene encoding homologous-pairing protein 2 homolog, whose translation MSKGRSEAAAGASGILLKYLQEQNRPYSAQDVFGNLQREHGLGKTAVVKALEQLAQQGKIKEKMYGKQKIYFADQDQFDVVSDADLQGLDAKILALTAKVQSLQQSCRHMEAELKELTSALTTPEMQKEIEELKKECAGYRERLKNIKAATNHVTPEEKEQVYKERQKYHKEWRQRKRMATELSDAILEGYPKSKKQFFEEVGIETDEDHNVKLPDP comes from the exons ATGAGTAAAGGCCGGTCAGAAGCTGCCGCGGGAG CCTCCGGGATCCTGCTGAAGTACCTACAGGAGCAGAACCGGCCCTACAGTGCCCAGGACGTGTTCGGGAACCTGCAGCGGGAACATGGGCTGGGCAAGACG GCGGTGGTGAAGGCGCTGGAGCAGCTGGCGCAACAAGGCAAAATCAAAGAGAAGATGTATGGCAAGCAGAAGATATACTTTGCGGACCAG GACCAGTTTGACGTGGTCAGTGATGCTGACCTCCAAGGCCTGGatgccaaaatcttggctctcaCGGCTAAGGTGCAGAGCTTGCAGCAGAGCTGCCGCCACATGGAGGCTG AGCTGAAGGAGTTAACTAGTGCCCTGACCACACCGGAGATGCAGAAAGAGATTGAGGAGCTAAAGAAGGAATGTGCtggctacagagaaagactgaagAACATCAAAGCGGCCACCAACCACGTGACTCCGGAAGAGAAAGAGCag GTGTACAAGGAGAGGCAGAAGTACCACAAGGAGTGGAGGCAGCGCAAGAGGATG GCAACAGAGCTGTCTGATGCCATCCTTGAAGGATACCCCAAGAGCAAGAAGCAGTTCTTT GAGGAAGTTGGGATAGAGACGGATGAAGATCACAACGTCAAGCTCCCAGATCCCTGA